In Streptomyces sp. NBC_00448, the following are encoded in one genomic region:
- a CDS encoding peptidoglycan-binding protein produces the protein MSIPVFEDVEPLPSCGCEDCARRRLAASAARDSAAPVGSAARAVVAAAAVGTALGGATVYAAPAAATTTSTVTTTSTVTTTSTAAAAPMALTRAQILERAETWVSAKVPYSMTSYWKDGYRQDCSGFVSMAWGLNTNAWTGDLARYAVRITKARLRPGDVLLFDNAADPVKGSHVVLFGGWVDHARTEYTGYEQTKPGTRVRSIPYAYWSNSAKYVPYRDKYLAATSGPPGSGAAFPGRGAFGPGANNASVTRLGRMLVGRGGRGYYRVGPGPKWGQADARATAAFQRAQGWTGADADGLPGPTTWKYLTDHRGKDIGGPPAKKAPSGTQAAATTSATGTTVTATTTTTAPVVTATTGTTGPATTATTTGATTAGTTAAHAVGGGAPDPGPASPPPYPGQGAFRPGRSSADVLALGTRLVAKGFGTHYRVGPSRTWSEADRRNVEAFQRALGWSRRDADGRPGPETWRRLFT, from the coding sequence GGCCGCCGCCGTCGGCACCGCGCTGGGCGGCGCCACCGTATACGCGGCCCCCGCAGCGGCCACCACGACAAGTACCGTCACCACGACAAGTACCGTCACCACGACAAGCACCGCCGCCGCTGCGCCCATGGCGCTCACCCGCGCGCAGATCCTGGAGCGGGCCGAGACCTGGGTGTCCGCGAAGGTGCCGTACAGCATGACGTCGTACTGGAAGGACGGCTACCGGCAGGACTGCTCGGGCTTCGTGTCGATGGCCTGGGGGCTGAACACCAACGCCTGGACCGGCGATCTCGCCCGCTACGCGGTGCGGATCACCAAGGCCCGGCTCCGGCCCGGCGACGTCCTGCTCTTCGACAACGCGGCCGACCCGGTCAAGGGTTCGCATGTCGTGCTCTTCGGCGGCTGGGTCGACCACGCCCGCACCGAGTACACCGGGTACGAACAGACGAAGCCCGGCACCCGGGTGCGGAGCATCCCGTACGCGTACTGGTCGAACTCCGCGAAGTACGTGCCCTACCGGGACAAGTACCTGGCCGCCACGAGCGGGCCCCCGGGGTCCGGCGCCGCCTTCCCGGGGCGCGGGGCGTTCGGCCCGGGGGCGAACAACGCGTCCGTCACCCGGCTGGGCAGGATGCTCGTCGGCCGCGGCGGGCGCGGCTACTACCGGGTGGGCCCCGGGCCGAAGTGGGGACAGGCCGACGCCCGGGCCACCGCGGCCTTCCAGCGCGCCCAGGGCTGGACCGGCGCGGACGCGGACGGCCTGCCAGGACCCACCACGTGGAAGTACCTCACCGACCACCGCGGCAAGGACATCGGCGGCCCGCCCGCGAAGAAGGCGCCGAGCGGCACGCAGGCCGCGGCCACGACGAGCGCGACCGGGACGACCGTGACGGCCACGACCACGACGACGGCGCCCGTTGTGACCGCCACGACCGGGACGACCGGGCCCGCGACCACCGCGACCACGACCGGCGCCACCACGGCCGGTACGACCGCCGCGCATGCCGTCGGCGGCGGTGCGCCCGACCCGGGCCCGGCCTCGCCGCCGCCCTACCCGGGCCAGGGCGCCTTCCGCCCCGGCCGCAGCAGCGCCGACGTGCTGGCCCTGGGCACCCGCCTGGTCGCCAAGGGCTTCGGCACGCACTACCGGGTCGGCCCCAGCCGTACCTGGTCCGAGGCCGACCGGCGCAATGTGGAGGCGTTCCAGCGCGCCCTGGGCTGGTCGAGGCGTGACGCGGACGGCCGACCCGGCCCCGAGACCTGGAGGCGACTGTTCACGTGA
- a CDS encoding SPFH domain-containing protein, with protein MTAPSAFPAPGPSDPPPPARARPRTPTAGTARTSDTAPTMALPANAVPWQAREDAPDREAPDREAPGGCEHARRALPDTFVERPGPCLPGWVAVLTALAAACAAAALLWRAGALPSWLDGPLLPRSPRTGAGGPLWAGLVPLAAIVLLALSGLARGRPGTVRVLSRCGSYRGTVRGTGLLWISPLLHRRPVDVTLRHWRSRPIDAVDAHGTPLRVELLLVWRVRDTARAVYAVRDHGRFLREAVEAAVARVAARYPVDDFRGERPTLRECERVADDLTRLIAAEVRAVGVKVFSATPVRIDYAPELAAAMRRARVAAVDAKRRKAALDDVLGAVGETLRGISERGLGQLDEYERKALIRDLTVALLTS; from the coding sequence GTGACCGCGCCGAGCGCTTTCCCCGCCCCCGGCCCGAGCGACCCGCCGCCGCCCGCGCGGGCCCGGCCCCGTACCCCGACCGCGGGCACCGCCCGGACCTCGGACACCGCCCCGACGATGGCGCTGCCCGCCAACGCCGTGCCCTGGCAGGCCCGCGAGGACGCGCCGGACCGAGAGGCGCCGGACCGAGAGGCGCCGGGCGGCTGCGAGCACGCCCGCCGCGCGCTCCCGGACACCTTCGTGGAGCGGCCCGGGCCGTGCCTGCCCGGCTGGGTCGCGGTCCTCACCGCGCTGGCCGCCGCCTGCGCCGCGGCGGCGCTGCTGTGGCGGGCCGGCGCCCTGCCCTCCTGGCTCGACGGGCCGTTGCTGCCACGCTCGCCCCGCACGGGGGCCGGCGGGCCGCTGTGGGCGGGCCTGGTCCCGCTCGCCGCCATCGTGCTGCTGGCGCTGTCCGGGCTGGCCCGCGGCCGCCCCGGCACCGTCCGCGTGCTCAGCCGCTGCGGGTCGTACCGGGGGACCGTACGCGGCACCGGGCTGCTGTGGATCAGCCCGCTGCTGCACCGCCGCCCTGTCGATGTGACGCTGCGGCACTGGCGCAGCCGCCCGATCGACGCCGTGGACGCCCACGGCACCCCGCTGCGGGTCGAACTGCTGCTGGTGTGGCGGGTGCGGGACACCGCCAGAGCCGTCTACGCGGTCCGCGACCACGGCCGGTTCCTGCGCGAGGCGGTCGAGGCCGCCGTCGCCCGTGTCGCCGCCCGGTACCCGGTGGACGACTTCCGCGGCGAGCGCCCCACGCTGCGGGAGTGCGAGCGCGTCGCCGACGACCTGACCCGGCTGATCGCGGCCGAGGTCCGCGCGGTGGGCGTCAAGGTCTTCTCGGCCACCCCGGTCCGGATCGACTACGCGCCCGAACTGGCCGCCGCGATGCGCCGTGCCCGGGTCGCGGCGGTCGACGCGAAGCGCCGCAAGGCAGCGCTCGACGACGTGCTGGGCGCGGTGGGGGAGACGCTGCGCGGGATCTCCGAGCGCGGTCTCGGCCAGCTCGACGAGTACGAACGCAAGGCGCTGATCCGCGACTTGACGGTGGCACTGCTCACGTCCTGA
- a CDS encoding 3-hydroxyacyl-CoA dehydrogenase NAD-binding domain-containing protein has product MSSTADLLKGAAELFPGEVVTDAQVRHIDLPGAGRFALITLDNGFDHTKPTTLGPQSLANLDAALDQVEKEAADGEIVGVGVTGKPFIFAVGADLKGVELLRRHEDALAIGRGGHDVFKRFQSLAVPTFAYYNGAAMGGGVEIGLHCSYRTVSASVPAFSLPEVFLGLVPGWGGCTLLPNLIGADRAVTVIIENSLNQNRQLKGAQVHQLGIADALFEAADFLEQSLAWTAAVLKGELEVVRTEVDRGEAWDQAVARGRFIADGKVHGAAPAAYRALDIIAAAKHGDLRKGFEAEDTALADLIMGGELRAGIYAFNLVQKRGKRPVGAPDKSLARPVTKVGVVGAGLMASQLALLFVRRLEVPVVLTDIDQARIDKGVGYVHGEVDKLLGKGRIGQDQANRLKALVTGHLDKATAFGDADFVIEAVFEEMGVKQQVFAELEAVVRPDTILATNTSSLSVSEMAAKLEHPERVVGFHFFNPVAVLPLLEIVRGEGTDDASLATAFAVAKKLKKTAVLVKDAPAFVVNRILTRFMGEIQNIIDEGTPVAVAEKAIEPLGLPMSPLVLLELVGPAIGLHVSETLHGAFPDRFTVSENLAAVVKAGKRGFYVYDSGAPELDPEVAALLKQGDSVLSEEQVRARVLDAVAQEIGLMLADGVVAEAQDVDLCLITGAGWPFHLGGITPYLDREGVSERVNGKPFLAPGVASVPA; this is encoded by the coding sequence GTGAGTTCCACCGCAGATCTGCTGAAGGGCGCGGCCGAGCTGTTCCCCGGCGAGGTCGTCACCGACGCCCAGGTGCGCCACATCGACCTGCCGGGGGCGGGCCGGTTCGCGCTGATCACCCTCGACAACGGCTTCGACCACACCAAGCCGACCACGCTCGGCCCGCAGTCGCTGGCGAACCTCGACGCCGCCCTCGACCAGGTCGAGAAGGAGGCCGCGGACGGCGAGATCGTCGGCGTCGGCGTCACCGGCAAGCCGTTCATCTTCGCGGTCGGCGCCGACCTCAAGGGCGTGGAGCTGCTGCGGCGGCACGAGGACGCGCTGGCCATCGGCCGCGGCGGCCACGACGTCTTCAAGCGGTTCCAGTCGCTGGCGGTGCCGACCTTCGCGTACTACAACGGCGCCGCGATGGGCGGCGGCGTCGAGATCGGCCTGCACTGCTCCTACCGCACGGTCTCCGCGTCGGTGCCCGCGTTCTCGCTGCCCGAGGTCTTCCTCGGCCTGGTACCCGGCTGGGGCGGCTGCACCCTGCTGCCGAACCTGATCGGCGCGGACCGCGCGGTGACCGTCATCATCGAGAACTCGCTCAACCAGAACCGCCAGCTCAAGGGCGCCCAGGTGCACCAACTCGGCATCGCCGACGCGCTGTTCGAGGCCGCGGACTTCCTGGAGCAGTCGCTGGCCTGGACCGCGGCGGTGCTCAAGGGCGAGCTGGAGGTGGTCCGCACCGAGGTCGACCGCGGCGAGGCGTGGGACCAGGCGGTGGCCCGCGGCCGGTTCATCGCGGACGGCAAGGTGCACGGCGCCGCCCCGGCCGCGTACCGGGCGCTGGACATCATCGCCGCGGCGAAACACGGCGATCTGCGCAAGGGCTTCGAGGCCGAGGACACCGCGCTCGCCGACCTGATCATGGGCGGCGAACTGCGGGCCGGCATCTACGCCTTCAACCTGGTGCAGAAGCGCGGCAAGCGCCCGGTCGGCGCCCCCGACAAGTCGCTGGCCCGCCCGGTGACCAAGGTCGGCGTGGTCGGCGCGGGCCTGATGGCCTCCCAGCTCGCCCTGCTCTTCGTCCGCCGTCTCGAGGTGCCGGTCGTGCTGACCGACATCGACCAGGCGCGGATCGACAAGGGCGTGGGGTACGTCCACGGCGAGGTCGACAAGCTGCTCGGCAAGGGCCGCATCGGCCAGGACCAGGCGAACCGGCTGAAGGCCCTGGTCACCGGCCACCTCGACAAGGCGACCGCGTTCGGCGACGCGGACTTCGTGATCGAGGCCGTCTTCGAGGAGATGGGCGTCAAGCAGCAGGTCTTCGCCGAACTGGAGGCCGTGGTCCGGCCGGACACGATCCTGGCGACCAACACCTCCTCGCTGTCGGTCTCGGAGATGGCCGCGAAACTGGAGCACCCGGAGCGGGTGGTCGGCTTCCACTTCTTCAACCCGGTCGCGGTGCTGCCGCTGCTGGAGATCGTCCGGGGCGAGGGCACCGACGACGCGTCGCTGGCCACCGCCTTCGCGGTGGCGAAGAAGCTGAAGAAGACCGCGGTGCTGGTCAAGGACGCACCCGCGTTCGTGGTCAACCGCATCCTGACCCGCTTCATGGGCGAGATCCAGAACATCATCGACGAGGGCACCCCGGTGGCGGTCGCGGAGAAGGCGATCGAGCCGCTCGGGTTGCCGATGTCGCCGCTGGTGCTGCTGGAGCTGGTCGGCCCGGCGATCGGCCTGCACGTCTCCGAGACGCTGCACGGCGCCTTCCCGGACCGCTTCACGGTCTCGGAGAACCTCGCGGCCGTGGTCAAGGCCGGCAAGCGCGGCTTCTACGTCTACGACTCGGGCGCGCCCGAGCTGGACCCGGAGGTCGCGGCGCTGCTGAAGCAGGGCGACTCCGTGCTCAGCGAGGAGCAGGTGCGCGCGCGGGTGCTGGACGCGGTCGCGCAGGAGATCGGGCTGATGCTGGCGGACGGTGTCGTGGCCGAGGCGCAGGATGTCGACCTCTGCCTGATCACGGGCGCCGGCTGGCCCTTCCACCTCGGCGGGATCACCCCCTACCTCGACCGCGAGGGCGTCTCCGAGCGGGTGAACGGCAAGCCGTTCCTCGCCCCGGGCGTCGCGAGCGTCCCCGCGTAG
- a CDS encoding thiolase family protein — MPRTAREVVFVDGVRTPFGKAGPKGIYHETRADDLVIKSIRELLRRNPGLDPAKVDEVAVAATTQIGDQGLTLGRTAGILAGLPTTVPGFSIDRMCAGAMTAVTTTAGGIAFGAYDVVLAGGVEHMGRHPMGEGVDPNPRFVSEKLVDESAMFMGMTAENLHDRFPRLTKERADEFAVRSQEKAAKAYANGKIQQDLVPIAIRRTDPEVGETGWGLATADEPMRPGTTREQLAGLKTPFRPHGRVTAGNAAGLNDGATASLLAAEDVARELDLPVKMRLVSYAFAGVEPEVMGIGPIPATEKALAKAGLGIDDIGLFEVNEAFAVQVLSLLDHYGIADDDPRVNQYGGAIAYGHPLAASGVRLMTQLARQFEDQPQVRYGITTMCVGFGMGGTVIWENPNFDGSGK; from the coding sequence GTGCCTCGTACCGCGAGGGAGGTCGTCTTCGTCGACGGCGTCCGCACCCCGTTCGGCAAGGCGGGCCCGAAGGGTATCTACCACGAGACCCGCGCCGACGACCTGGTGATCAAGTCCATCCGCGAGCTGCTGCGGCGCAACCCCGGCCTCGACCCGGCGAAGGTCGACGAGGTCGCCGTCGCGGCCACCACCCAGATCGGCGACCAGGGGCTGACCCTCGGCCGTACCGCCGGCATCCTCGCCGGACTACCCACCACCGTGCCCGGCTTCTCGATCGACCGCATGTGCGCGGGTGCGATGACCGCGGTGACCACCACCGCCGGCGGCATCGCCTTCGGCGCGTACGACGTGGTGCTGGCCGGCGGCGTGGAGCACATGGGCCGGCACCCGATGGGCGAGGGCGTGGACCCCAACCCGCGGTTCGTCTCCGAGAAGCTGGTCGACGAGTCCGCGATGTTCATGGGCATGACCGCGGAGAACCTGCACGACCGGTTCCCGCGGCTGACCAAGGAGCGCGCCGACGAGTTCGCCGTCCGCAGCCAGGAGAAGGCCGCGAAGGCGTACGCGAACGGGAAGATCCAGCAGGACCTGGTGCCGATCGCGATCCGCCGCACCGACCCGGAGGTCGGGGAGACCGGCTGGGGTCTGGCCACCGCCGACGAGCCGATGCGGCCGGGCACCACCCGGGAGCAGCTCGCCGGGCTGAAGACGCCGTTCCGGCCGCACGGCCGGGTCACCGCGGGCAACGCCGCCGGGCTCAACGACGGCGCCACCGCTTCCCTGCTCGCCGCCGAGGACGTCGCCCGCGAGCTGGACCTGCCGGTGAAGATGCGCCTGGTGTCGTACGCCTTCGCAGGCGTGGAGCCGGAGGTGATGGGCATCGGCCCGATCCCGGCCACCGAGAAGGCGCTCGCCAAGGCGGGCCTGGGCATCGACGACATCGGCCTGTTCGAGGTGAACGAGGCTTTCGCGGTGCAGGTGCTGTCCCTGCTGGACCACTACGGCATCGCCGACGACGACCCGCGGGTCAACCAGTACGGCGGCGCCATCGCCTACGGCCACCCGCTGGCCGCCTCCGGGGTGCGGCTGATGACCCAGCTCGCCCGGCAGTTCGAGGACCAGCCTCAGGTGCGCTACGGCATCACCACCATGTGTGTCGGCTTCGGCATGGGCGGCACGGTCATCTGGGAGAACCCGAACTTCGACGGGAGCGGCAAGTGA
- a CDS encoding ribonuclease D has translation MTDARETAIQESSAPVPLLDPREGIPPVTASPEALAEVVAAFAAGSGPVAVDAERASGYRYGQRAYLVQLRRTGAGTALIDPVGCPDLSSLGEALNGTEWVLHAATQDLPCLFELGMRPSSLFDTELAGRLAGFARVGLGAMVENVLGFTLEKGHSAVDWSTRPLPEPWLRYAALDVELLVDLRDALEEELRGQGKLDWALQEFSAIAAAPPPPPRVDPWRRTSGMHKVRRRRQIGIVRELWQARDRTARERDVSPGRVLTDAAIVAAALETPPNVHALAALPGFGHRMGRRQLEQWQAAIDRARALPERELPQPTAAYTGPPPPRAWADKDPAAAARLSAARAAVSALAEELNLPQENLVTPDTVRRICWAPPSSITPEVVADTLASLGARPWQVALNTPLLTQALTTQPPSPAAE, from the coding sequence GTGACCGACGCCAGAGAGACCGCAATCCAGGAATCATCGGCGCCGGTCCCGCTGCTGGACCCGCGCGAGGGAATCCCGCCGGTGACCGCCAGCCCGGAGGCCCTCGCAGAAGTCGTCGCGGCGTTCGCCGCAGGTTCCGGTCCGGTCGCCGTCGATGCCGAGCGCGCCTCCGGCTACCGGTACGGACAGCGGGCCTATCTGGTCCAGCTGCGCCGCACCGGGGCAGGGACCGCGCTGATCGACCCCGTCGGATGTCCCGACCTCTCGTCCTTGGGCGAGGCGCTGAACGGCACCGAATGGGTGCTGCACGCAGCCACCCAGGACCTCCCGTGCCTGTTCGAGCTGGGCATGCGGCCGAGCTCCCTGTTCGACACCGAACTGGCCGGACGGCTGGCCGGGTTCGCCCGGGTCGGCCTGGGCGCCATGGTGGAGAACGTGCTGGGCTTCACGCTGGAGAAGGGCCACTCCGCAGTCGACTGGTCCACCCGACCGCTGCCGGAGCCGTGGCTTCGGTACGCGGCACTCGACGTGGAGCTGCTGGTCGACCTGCGCGACGCCCTGGAGGAGGAGCTGCGCGGCCAGGGCAAGCTCGACTGGGCGCTCCAGGAGTTCTCCGCGATCGCCGCGGCCCCGCCGCCGCCTCCCCGGGTCGATCCCTGGCGCCGTACCTCCGGCATGCACAAGGTGCGCCGCCGCCGGCAGATCGGCATCGTGCGCGAGCTGTGGCAGGCGCGGGACCGTACCGCCCGCGAGCGGGACGTCTCTCCCGGGCGGGTGCTCACCGACGCGGCGATCGTCGCCGCCGCCCTGGAGACGCCGCCGAACGTCCACGCACTCGCCGCGCTGCCCGGTTTCGGCCATCGGATGGGCCGCCGCCAGCTCGAGCAGTGGCAGGCCGCGATCGACCGCGCCCGGGCCCTGCCGGAGCGCGAACTCCCGCAGCCCACGGCCGCGTACACCGGCCCCCCGCCGCCGCGCGCCTGGGCCGACAAGGACCCGGCCGCCGCCGCCCGGCTCTCCGCGGCCCGCGCCGCGGTCTCCGCGCTCGCCGAGGAGCTGAACCTCCCCCAGGAGAACCTGGTCACGCCGGACACCGTCCGGCGGATCTGCTGGGCGCCGCCGTCCTCGATCACCCCCGAGGTCGTCGCGGACACCCTCGCCTCCCTCGGCGCCCGGCCCTGGCAGGTCGCCCTCAACACCCCCCTGCTCACCCAGGCCCTCACCACCCAGCCGCCCTCCCCGGCCGCGGAGTAA
- a CDS encoding response regulator transcription factor — protein MSVLLEQPTSLVAYRPSKPTAMVVVADPRVRSTVTRHLWALGVRDVIEASSIAEARPRVGNPRDICVADVHLPDGSGLTLLAETRAAGWPNGLALSAADDIGAVRNALAGGVKGYVVTGTRNTAGALAGRPGLAPLGATAARMQRRPPGVPGHPGGYRELSGREVEVLRLVAEGQSNKAIGVSMGLSALTVKSHLARIARKLGTGDRAGMVAVALRTGIIH, from the coding sequence GTGTCCGTTCTTCTCGAGCAGCCCACGAGCCTGGTCGCCTACCGTCCCAGCAAGCCGACGGCCATGGTCGTCGTGGCCGATCCCCGGGTTCGCTCCACTGTCACCCGACACCTGTGGGCGCTCGGAGTCCGGGACGTGATCGAGGCTTCCTCCATCGCCGAAGCCCGCCCCAGGGTCGGCAACCCGCGCGACATCTGCGTCGCCGACGTCCACCTGCCCGACGGCTCCGGCCTCACCCTGCTCGCCGAGACCCGCGCGGCCGGCTGGCCCAACGGCCTGGCGCTCTCGGCCGCCGACGACATCGGCGCGGTGCGCAACGCACTGGCCGGCGGCGTGAAGGGCTACGTCGTCACCGGCACCCGCAACACCGCGGGCGCGCTGGCCGGCCGCCCGGGCCTGGCCCCGCTGGGCGCCACCGCGGCCCGTATGCAGCGCCGCCCGCCGGGCGTGCCCGGCCACCCGGGCGGCTACCGCGAGCTGTCCGGCCGCGAGGTCGAGGTGCTGCGGCTGGTCGCGGAGGGCCAGTCGAACAAGGCGATCGGGGTGTCGATGGGCCTGTCCGCGCTCACCGTCAAGAGCCACCTGGCCCGGATCGCCCGCAAGCTCGGCACCGGCGACCGGGCCGGCATGGTCGCGGTGGCGCTGCGCACCGGCATCATCCACTGA
- a CDS encoding DUF3000 domain-containing protein, translating to MAAVHGHSPDEAPFSFRRAVDGLRTARARTEVRIEEVPAPRRLASYAFALEATVLADGEELADGRLVLLHEPDGHDAWHGEFRLVTLTRAELEPEMAGDPLLPEVSWSWLTGALAARGAAYHEPSGTVSRASSHYFGGLSERRDDTQIEIRASWTPYDRPGLGGPDTAAHLVAWCDLLCACAGLPPTDGPDPSGRPVSGVVPLPKRRT from the coding sequence ATGGCTGCGGTTCACGGGCACTCGCCGGACGAGGCTCCCTTCTCCTTCCGGCGCGCGGTGGACGGTCTGCGGACCGCCCGGGCCCGCACCGAGGTACGGATCGAGGAGGTGCCGGCGCCGCGCCGGCTCGCCTCGTACGCCTTCGCGCTGGAGGCGACGGTGCTCGCCGACGGGGAGGAACTGGCCGACGGCCGGCTGGTGCTGCTGCACGAGCCGGACGGCCATGACGCCTGGCACGGCGAGTTCCGGCTGGTCACGCTCACCCGGGCCGAGTTGGAGCCGGAGATGGCGGGCGACCCGCTGCTGCCGGAGGTGAGCTGGTCCTGGCTGACCGGCGCGCTGGCGGCCCGCGGCGCGGCGTACCACGAGCCGAGCGGCACCGTGTCCCGCGCGTCCTCGCACTACTTCGGCGGCCTGTCCGAGCGCAGGGACGACACGCAGATCGAGATCCGCGCGTCGTGGACGCCGTACGACCGGCCGGGCCTCGGCGGTCCGGACACGGCGGCGCACCTGGTGGCCTGGTGCGACCTGCTGTGCGCGTGCGCGGGCCTGCCGCCGACCGACGGTCCCGACCCGTCCGGGCGGCCGGTGAGCGGCGTGGTGCCGCTGCCGAAGCGCAGGACCTGA
- the hemE gene encoding uroporphyrinogen decarboxylase — protein MRDVSAHQQTAASPFIRACRRESVPHTPVWFMRQAGRSLPEYLKAREGIPMLESCTRPELIAEITMQPVRRHGVDAAIYFSDIVVPLKAIGIDVDLKPGVGPVIGSPIRTRADLARLRDLEPDDVSYVTEAIGLLTAELGATPLIGFAGAPFTLASYLVEGGPSRNHERTKAMMYGEPELWRELLDRLADITASFLKVQIEAGASAVQVFDSWVGALAPADYRRYVMPTSVKVFDAVKDYGVPRIHFGVGTGELLGLMGEAGADVVGVDWRVPLDEAARRVGPGKALQGNLDPSVLFAPTAAVEAKAAEVLDAARASGTGHVFNLGHGVIPSTPPDALTRLVDYVHTATAR, from the coding sequence ATTCGGGATGTGAGTGCGCACCAGCAGACCGCTGCTTCCCCGTTCATCCGCGCCTGCCGGCGCGAGTCCGTGCCGCACACCCCGGTGTGGTTCATGCGCCAGGCCGGGCGCTCGCTGCCCGAGTACCTGAAGGCACGCGAGGGCATCCCGATGCTGGAGTCCTGCACCCGGCCCGAACTCATCGCCGAGATCACCATGCAACCGGTGCGGCGGCACGGCGTGGACGCGGCGATCTACTTCAGCGACATCGTGGTGCCGCTCAAGGCGATCGGCATCGACGTCGACCTCAAGCCCGGGGTCGGACCGGTGATCGGCAGCCCGATCCGCACCCGCGCCGACCTGGCCCGGCTGCGCGACCTGGAGCCCGACGACGTCTCCTACGTCACCGAGGCGATCGGGCTGCTCACCGCGGAACTCGGCGCCACCCCGTTGATCGGCTTCGCCGGCGCGCCCTTCACGCTGGCCAGCTATCTCGTGGAGGGCGGCCCGTCCCGCAACCACGAGCGCACCAAGGCGATGATGTACGGCGAGCCCGAGCTGTGGCGCGAGCTGCTCGACCGGCTCGCCGACATCACCGCGAGCTTCCTCAAGGTGCAGATCGAGGCGGGCGCCAGCGCGGTGCAGGTCTTCGACTCCTGGGTCGGCGCGCTCGCCCCCGCGGACTACCGGCGTTACGTCATGCCCACCTCCGTGAAGGTCTTCGACGCCGTCAAGGACTATGGCGTGCCCCGCATCCACTTCGGTGTCGGCACCGGGGAGTTGCTCGGGCTCATGGGCGAGGCCGGAGCGGACGTGGTCGGCGTCGACTGGCGGGTGCCCCTCGACGAGGCGGCACGCCGGGTCGGTCCCGGCAAGGCGCTCCAGGGCAACCTCGACCCCTCCGTCCTCTTCGCCCCGACCGCCGCGGTCGAGGCCAAGGCCGCGGAAGTGCTGGACGCGGCCCGCGCGTCCGGCACGGGCCACGTCTTCAACCTCGGCCACGGGGTCATCCCCAGCACGCCGCCCGACGCGCTCACCCGCCTCGTCGACTACGTCCACACGGCGACTGCGCGGTAA
- a CDS encoding DUF4349 domain-containing protein — MTHTQIWRRKDRARPRRLGRRGAAGLALLLAAAVAVGGCSASSGSDSSGAKSADAGAKRAADAPFSAASTAPSGATGSGSTDSGAAHGSAPGGTPTGTPTPASYLVRTATLGVRTPHVQDQLAKARQYATRAGGYAGDETTTVDASGRATSTIQLRVPPDAYDTVLAELGGLGRLLERKVSVADVTGQVVDVGSRITSQRASVARVRALMDKATDLDDVVKLESELSTRESALEALEAQQTSLRSRTDLATITLKLSEPPAAPARAKPHHPSGFWTTVGHAFGTGWHGFRVAVRGVLVAFAVVLPFAALAALGFLIYRLVRRKLVRRVP, encoded by the coding sequence ATGACCCACACGCAGATCTGGCGAAGAAAGGACCGGGCTCGGCCGCGGCGCCTCGGGCGCAGGGGCGCGGCCGGTCTCGCGCTGCTGCTGGCCGCGGCCGTGGCCGTCGGGGGGTGCAGCGCATCCAGCGGCAGCGACTCGTCCGGGGCGAAGTCGGCGGACGCGGGAGCGAAGCGGGCGGCCGACGCGCCCTTTTCCGCGGCGTCGACCGCGCCCTCCGGCGCGACCGGCTCCGGCAGCACCGACTCCGGCGCCGCGCACGGCAGCGCACCCGGCGGCACTCCGACGGGGACGCCGACGCCGGCCAGCTACCTCGTGCGCACCGCGACCCTCGGCGTCCGCACCCCGCACGTGCAGGACCAGCTCGCCAAGGCCCGGCAGTACGCCACCCGGGCCGGCGGCTACGCGGGCGACGAGACCACGACCGTCGACGCGAGCGGCCGGGCCACCTCCACGATCCAGCTCAGGGTCCCGCCGGACGCGTACGACACGGTGCTCGCCGAACTCGGCGGGCTCGGGCGCCTGCTGGAGCGCAAGGTGAGCGTGGCGGACGTCACCGGGCAGGTCGTCGACGTCGGCAGCCGGATCACGTCGCAACGGGCCAGCGTGGCGCGGGTGCGGGCCCTGATGGACAAGGCGACCGACCTGGACGACGTGGTGAAGCTGGAGAGCGAGCTGAGCACCCGGGAGTCGGCGCTCGAAGCGCTCGAAGCGCAGCAGACGTCGCTCAGGTCGCGTACCGACCTCGCGACGATCACGCTCAAGCTCTCCGAGCCGCCGGCCGCTCCGGCGCGGGCGAAGCCCCACCACCCCAGCGGTTTCTGGACCACCGTCGGGCATGCCTTCGGCACCGGCTGGCACGGGTTCCGCGTGGCGGTACGAGGGGTGCTGGTCGCCTTCGCGGTCGTCCTCCCCTTCGCCGCCCTGGCCGCCCTCGGGTTCCTGATCTACCGCCTCGTCCGTCGAAAGCTGGTCCGCCGGGTGCCCTGA